A portion of the Luxibacter massiliensis genome contains these proteins:
- a CDS encoding D-Ala-D-Ala dipeptidase VanX-D, translated as MKKNFAFLDEMIPGIRWDAKYATWDNFTGKPVDGYMVNRVMGTKELGVALRKAQKMAEKLGYGLLLWDGYRPQCAVNCFLNWASQPEDNLTKKRYYPNIKRNEMVTKGYVASQSSHSRGSAVDLTIFRLDTGMLVPMGGDFDFMDVRSHHAASGLSEEESKNRQCLRYIMESSGFEAYRYEWWHYVLADEPYPDTYFDFCIA; from the coding sequence ATGAAAAAGAACTTTGCCTTTTTAGATGAAATGATTCCCGGGATCCGATGGGATGCCAAATATGCCACATGGGACAATTTCACTGGGAAACCGGTAGACGGATACATGGTAAACCGTGTTATGGGAACGAAGGAGCTGGGAGTTGCTTTGCGTAAGGCTCAGAAGATGGCGGAGAAGCTGGGATATGGTTTGCTCTTATGGGACGGCTATCGCCCCCAGTGCGCAGTGAATTGTTTTCTGAATTGGGCTTCCCAACCGGAAGACAATCTGACGAAAAAGCGTTACTATCCAAATATCAAAAGGAACGAGATGGTCACGAAAGGGTATGTGGCTTCCCAGTCCAGCCACAGCCGCGGAAGTGCGGTTGACCTTACGATTTTCCGTTTGGATACGGGGATGCTTGTGCCAATGGGCGGAGATTTCGACTTCATGGATGTGCGGTCACATCATGCCGCCAGCGGTCTGAGCGAAGAAGAATCAAAAAACCGGCAGTGCTTGCGTTATATCATGGAGAGCAGCGGATTTGAAGCCTATCGTTATGAATGGTGGCATTACGTCTTGGCGGACGAGCCATACCCGGATACATATTTTGATTTTTGCATTGCCTAG
- the vanD gene encoding D-alanine--(R)-lactate ligase VanD: MFKIKVAVLFGGCSEEHNVSIKSAMEIAANIDTKKYQPYYIGITKSGVWKMCEKPCLEWEQYAGDPVVFSPDRNTHGLLIQKDTGYEIQPVDVVFPMIHGKFGEDGSIQGLLELSGIPYVGCDIQSSVICMDKALAYIVVKNAGIAVPGFRILQEGDRLETEDFVYPVFVKPARSGSSFGVNKVCKAEELQAAIEEARKYDSKILIEEAVTGSEVGCAILGNGNNLMAGEVDQIELRHGFFKIHQEAQPEKGSENAVIRVPAALPDEVRERIQKTAMKIYRILGCRGLARIDLFLREDGYIVLNEVNTMPGFTSYSRYPRMMTAAGFTLSEILDRLIELSLRR; the protein is encoded by the coding sequence ATGTTTAAGATTAAAGTTGCAGTTCTGTTTGGGGGCTGTTCAGAGGAACATAATGTTTCGATAAAATCTGCGATGGAGATTGCCGCAAACATAGATACAAAAAAATATCAGCCTTATTATATTGGAATCACAAAATCCGGCGTTTGGAAGATGTGCGAAAAACCTTGTTTGGAGTGGGAACAATATGCGGGGGATCCGGTTGTTTTTTCGCCGGACAGAAATACGCATGGTCTGCTGATACAAAAAGACACTGGGTATGAAATCCAGCCTGTAGATGTGGTATTTCCAATGATTCATGGCAAGTTTGGCGAAGATGGCTCCATACAAGGCTTGCTTGAATTGTCAGGCATTCCGTATGTGGGATGCGATATTCAAAGCTCCGTAATCTGCATGGATAAGGCGCTTGCATATATCGTTGTGAAAAATGCGGGTATCGCTGTGCCTGGGTTCCGGATCCTTCAGGAGGGGGATCGCCTGGAAACGGAGGATTTCGTATATCCCGTTTTTGTAAAGCCTGCCCGTTCCGGCTCATCCTTTGGCGTAAACAAGGTATGTAAGGCAGAAGAGCTGCAGGCAGCAATCGAAGAAGCAAGAAAATATGACAGCAAGATTTTGATTGAAGAGGCCGTTACCGGGAGTGAGGTAGGCTGCGCCATACTGGGAAATGGAAATAATCTCATGGCTGGCGAGGTGGATCAGATTGAGCTGAGACACGGCTTTTTTAAGATTCATCAGGAAGCACAGCCGGAGAAGGGATCTGAAAATGCAGTCATCCGAGTTCCAGCCGCCTTACCGGATGAGGTAAGAGAACGGATTCAGAAAACAGCAATGAAGATTTACCGGATACTTGGCTGCAGAGGATTGGCCCGCATTGACCTGTTTTTGCGGGAGGACGGTTACATTGTGCTGAATGAAGTGAATACCATGCCGGGTTTTACTTCCTACAGCCGCTATCCCCGCATGATGACAGCAGCCGGTTTTACGCTTTCTGAAATACTGGATCGCTTGATTGAACTTTCACTTAGGAGGTAA
- a CDS encoding GyrI-like domain-containing protein → MTGEPMVLFHSAEYSPSGLDTEFAIPVQEYVTGTRDFCPGLCLKTIAQGAYSKLSSVYAKQAKWAEKEGYENTDALFEVYMTDPSQVADINDNITEVYYPIKKIVYKN, encoded by the coding sequence ATGACTGGCGAACCAATGGTGCTTTTTCATAGTGCGGAATATTCTCCCTCTGGTTTAGATACAGAGTTTGCTATCCCCGTACAAGAATACGTCACAGGTACAAGGGATTTTTGCCCTGGATTATGCTTAAAAACTATTGCACAAGGCGCATACTCTAAACTTTCTTCGGTTTATGCAAAACAAGCAAAATGGGCAGAAAAAGAGGGGTATGAGAATACAGATGCTCTATTTGAAGTCTATATGACAGACCCATCACAGGTTGCAGATATAAATGATAATATAACCGAAGTCTATTATCCCATTAAAAAGATAGTATATAAGAATTAA
- a CDS encoding cysteine-rich KTR domain-containing protein, whose protein sequence is MVSEWVHCPVCGNKTRLQIREDTELKNFPLYCPKCKQESLIEVKDLRVKKYK, encoded by the coding sequence ATGGTATCTGAATGGGTACACTGCCCTGTCTGCGGCAATAAAACAAGGTTGCAGATACGGGAAGATACGGAACTGAAAAACTTTCCCCTCTACTGCCCGAAGTGCAAGCAGGAAAGTTTGATTGAAGTAAAGGACTTACGGGTAAAGAAGTACAAGTAG
- a CDS encoding TetR/AcrR family transcriptional regulator, giving the protein MTTKQKILNEALTLFAEKGYSAVYVGEIADAVGIKTPSLYKHYKSKQDIFNSCIEVFAERMENIRNNIQLPGSKTASFSYETITEEQLIEVANALFMFYLQDNVAAKFRKMLMIERYHNPEINRLFEDLFITGAIDYEKEIFSKLIDAKVIKGENPYIIALHFYTPIFYLLQKYDMRPDEIEEAKHELTLVVQEFCKTYKGARNDNERDNGKG; this is encoded by the coding sequence ATGACAACAAAACAGAAGATTTTGAATGAAGCTCTGACACTGTTTGCGGAAAAGGGATATAGTGCGGTTTATGTCGGTGAGATTGCCGACGCCGTAGGCATAAAAACACCATCACTATATAAACACTACAAGAGCAAGCAGGACATTTTTAATTCTTGTATTGAAGTTTTTGCGGAGCGAATGGAAAATATCAGAAATAACATACAGCTACCGGGGAGCAAGACAGCTTCATTCTCTTATGAAACGATTACCGAAGAACAACTTATCGAGGTTGCAAACGCTCTTTTTATGTTTTATTTGCAGGATAATGTGGCAGCAAAATTTCGTAAAATGCTGATGATAGAACGATACCATAACCCGGAAATTAACCGGCTGTTTGAAGATTTATTTATTACTGGAGCAATCGACTATGAAAAAGAAATATTTTCTAAACTTATAGACGCAAAAGTTATCAAAGGGGAAAATCCTTATATTATTGCGCTGCATTTTTACACACCTATATTCTATCTGCTTCAAAAATATGATATGCGCCCTGATGAGATAGAGGAAGCCAAACATGAACTTACCTTAGTAGTGCAAGAATTTTGTAAAACATATAAAGGAGCAAGGAATGACAACGAAAGGGACAACGGGAAAGGTTAG
- the vanH-D gene encoding D-lactate dehydrogenase VanH-D codes for MNKKMDITVFGCEPDEMEVFQKISYELGVTATLIKDSISESNAGLADGCCCVSVSHKAELSEPILLALKNAGVKYISTRSIGFNHIDIQAAGLLGMVVGTVEYSPGSVADYTVMLMLMLLRGTKSVLRETQKQNYCLNDCRGKELQDLTVGVLGTGRIGQAVMERLEGFGCKVLAYDRNHKAGANYVSFCELLKSSDIVTLHVPLAEDTRHMIGREQLEMMKREALLINTGRGALVDTAALVEALKEQKIGGAALDVLEGEEGIFYRDCTQRTIEHPFLSVLQGMPNVIVTPHTAYHTERVLVDTVRNTIRNCLNFERSLGNV; via the coding sequence ATGAATAAAAAAATGGATATTACTGTTTTTGGATGTGAGCCAGACGAAATGGAGGTCTTTCAAAAGATTTCTTATGAGCTTGGTGTTACAGCCACACTCATAAAAGATTCTATATCAGAAAGCAATGCTGGATTAGCTGATGGATGCTGCTGCGTAAGCGTAAGCCATAAAGCGGAGCTATCAGAACCGATTCTTCTTGCACTAAAAAATGCAGGGGTAAAGTATATCAGTACCCGGAGCATTGGCTTTAACCATATTGATATACAGGCGGCCGGGTTACTGGGTATGGTTGTTGGCACAGTAGAATACTCGCCGGGAAGTGTGGCCGATTATACCGTCATGCTGATGCTTATGCTGCTGCGCGGCACAAAGTCGGTCCTGCGTGAAACCCAGAAGCAGAATTATTGTCTGAATGACTGCCGTGGAAAAGAACTGCAGGATTTGACGGTTGGCGTCTTGGGAACCGGACGAATCGGACAGGCAGTCATGGAACGCCTGGAGGGATTCGGCTGCAAGGTATTGGCCTACGACCGAAATCACAAAGCAGGAGCAAATTATGTTTCGTTTTGTGAATTATTGAAGAGCAGCGACATTGTTACGCTGCATGTGCCTCTGGCAGAGGATACCCGCCATATGATTGGGCGCGAGCAGCTAGAGATGATGAAGAGGGAGGCGCTTCTGATCAATACAGGACGGGGCGCTTTAGTGGATACCGCAGCATTGGTAGAAGCATTAAAAGAACAGAAAATCGGCGGCGCCGCCCTGGATGTTTTAGAGGGCGAAGAAGGTATCTTTTACCGTGACTGCACTCAAAGAACGATAGAGCATCCTTTCCTGTCTGTCCTGCAGGGAATGCCGAATGTCATTGTTACGCCGCACACAGCCTATCACACGGAGCGGGTGTTGGTTGACACGGTTAGAAATACCATTAGAAATTGTTTGAATTTTGAAAGGAGTCTGGGAAATGTTTAA
- a CDS encoding MFS transporter: MKYKKSNFSKFMLLWAGEFISAIGGGLTSFGLGVYVFKQTGSAGSMALVTLLAFLPTLLLSVPAGVLADRYDRRLLMMVGDGCSAFGIFYILLCMMNGEAALWQICVGVFISSTFSALLEPSYRATVTDLLTSEEYSKASGMVSIAGSARYLISPILAGGLLAVSDIKLLLVIDICTFFPTVIGAAVVRKEIARKKAWDKPSFGESLRQGWSAIAGNRGISVLIAISAVMTCFMGTFQTLAQPMILDFADSATLGVGETVCACGMLVSSLFLGAKGIKRGYVKVLSVSLFLAGIGMIGFGVWENIYLICLFGFLFFATLPFANNCLDYLVRTNIPDELQGRAWGVIGFLSQIGYVVAYGAAGAAADGTAALFRLSVGRGAASVVMVAGGLLSLTALLLGSMKSVRALERKLSC, encoded by the coding sequence ATGAAATATAAGAAAAGCAATTTTTCAAAATTTATGCTGTTGTGGGCAGGCGAATTTATCTCGGCCATCGGTGGAGGGCTGACAAGTTTTGGGCTGGGCGTTTATGTGTTCAAGCAGACAGGGAGTGCAGGAAGTATGGCGCTGGTTACACTGTTGGCTTTCCTGCCAACTCTGCTGCTCAGTGTCCCGGCTGGCGTACTGGCAGATCGTTATGACAGGCGGCTGCTTATGATGGTCGGGGATGGGTGTTCGGCATTTGGTATTTTTTATATACTGCTGTGCATGATGAATGGTGAAGCGGCTCTCTGGCAGATATGTGTCGGCGTTTTCATCAGTTCTACCTTCTCCGCTCTGCTGGAACCGTCCTATCGGGCAACTGTGACGGATCTCCTGACCAGTGAGGAATATTCCAAAGCCAGCGGCATGGTGAGTATTGCCGGAAGTGCAAGGTATTTGATCTCTCCTATCCTGGCTGGTGGGCTACTGGCGGTCAGTGACATTAAGCTGTTGCTGGTGATTGACATTTGCACTTTTTTCCCTACCGTGATTGGCGCCGCGGTGGTGCGGAAGGAGATCGCCAGAAAGAAAGCCTGGGATAAGCCTTCCTTTGGAGAAAGTCTGCGTCAGGGCTGGAGTGCAATAGCGGGCAATCGGGGTATTTCTGTTTTGATTGCGATTTCCGCAGTTATGACCTGTTTTATGGGAACCTTCCAAACTCTGGCCCAGCCCATGATCCTTGATTTTGCGGACAGCGCCACACTGGGTGTTGGGGAAACCGTCTGTGCCTGCGGGATGCTGGTATCCAGCCTGTTTTTAGGTGCGAAAGGCATTAAGCGGGGATATGTCAAAGTCTTGAGTGTGTCCCTGTTTCTGGCTGGGATCGGTATGATCGGATTTGGCGTTTGGGAGAATATCTATCTGATATGTCTGTTTGGTTTCCTGTTTTTTGCCACCCTGCCGTTTGCCAACAACTGTCTGGATTATCTGGTCAGAACCAACATCCCGGACGAACTACAGGGGCGGGCCTGGGGTGTGATCGGATTTTTATCGCAGATTGGGTATGTAGTGGCCTATGGTGCGGCGGGTGCAGCGGCTGACGGGACGGCGGCATTGTTCCGGCTCAGTGTGGGACGGGGCGCTGCCAGCGTCGTTATGGTGGCGGGCGGACTGCTCAGCCTAACGGCCCTGCTGCTGGGTTCCATGAAAAGCGTCAGGGCATTGGAAAGGAAGTTGTCATGCTAA
- a CDS encoding TetR/AcrR family transcriptional regulator — MRIVKEAEERKNEILDVAERLFGTKGFDNTSTNDILNEIGIARGTLYYHFKSKEDILDAMIERMSRQLIKRAADIFNQKDIPVLQRLTMMMMALNVDGNLGQEVMDQVHKPQNALLHQKMQIGLLTGINPLITSLIEEGIAQGICQTDFPAEVAEMTLLYSNTVFDDLMQYSEDERQQKVTAFIYNLERLLGMERGSMQAAILPIFQNDQQK, encoded by the coding sequence ATGCGGATTGTCAAAGAAGCGGAAGAACGCAAAAATGAAATTTTGGATGTGGCTGAGCGGTTATTTGGAACAAAAGGCTTCGATAACACCAGTACAAATGATATTTTGAATGAGATTGGAATTGCAAGGGGAACGCTGTACTACCATTTTAAGTCAAAAGAAGATATTCTGGATGCCATGATTGAGCGGATGTCGAGGCAACTCATAAAAAGGGCGGCAGACATTTTCAACCAAAAAGACATACCCGTATTGCAGCGGTTAACTATGATGATGATGGCATTAAATGTAGATGGAAATCTCGGACAGGAAGTCATGGATCAGGTTCATAAACCGCAGAATGCGCTGCTCCATCAAAAAATGCAGATTGGACTGCTGACCGGAATCAATCCCCTCATCACCAGCTTGATTGAAGAAGGAATCGCCCAGGGAATCTGCCAGACAGACTTTCCAGCGGAGGTGGCGGAAATGACGCTGTTGTATTCCAACACCGTATTCGATGACCTGATGCAGTATAGCGAGGACGAGCGACAACAAAAGGTTACAGCCTTTATTTATAATTTGGAACGATTGTTGGGGATGGAACGGGGAAGTATGCAGGCTGCTATTCTCCCCATATTTCAAAACGACCAGCAAAAATAG
- a CDS encoding ABC transporter ATP-binding protein produces MDKLLQVENLNKDKILHKVSFEMKQGEMLAVMGPSGSGKSTLLYNVSGMDQPTGGKVWLGDTEITGLSEEAKADLRLHRMGFIFQQMNMIANLNILDNILLPVMQANKGKGGKSKSELIAEAKRRMRQLSISELGSRQITQVSGGQLQRACICRSIMNEPEILFADEPTGALNKSAAVEVVAELLKLNREGMSILMVTHDSKVASTCDRIMYLLDGSIRGELALGKLGSSMEKQREERVNKWLMDMGW; encoded by the coding sequence ATGGACAAACTGCTTCAAGTAGAAAATTTGAATAAAGATAAGATATTGCACAAGGTTTCCTTTGAGATGAAACAGGGTGAAATGCTGGCGGTCATGGGGCCGTCCGGCTCCGGAAAATCCACGCTGCTCTACAATGTATCGGGCATGGATCAGCCAACTGGCGGAAAAGTCTGGCTGGGTGATACGGAGATCACCGGGCTTTCCGAGGAAGCAAAAGCTGATTTGCGCCTGCATCGGATGGGTTTCATTTTTCAGCAGATGAACATGATCGCCAATCTGAACATTCTGGACAATATTTTACTGCCAGTGATGCAGGCCAACAAAGGCAAGGGCGGAAAATCAAAGTCCGAGCTTATAGCGGAAGCAAAAAGGCGGATGCGGCAGCTTTCCATTTCCGAATTGGGGAGTCGTCAGATCACACAAGTTTCCGGGGGACAACTCCAACGGGCGTGTATCTGCCGGAGCATAATGAACGAGCCGGAAATCCTATTTGCCGACGAACCCACTGGCGCACTAAATAAAAGTGCGGCAGTGGAAGTGGTTGCGGAGCTGCTCAAGCTGAACCGGGAAGGTATGTCTATTCTTATGGTGACCCATGACAGTAAAGTTGCCAGCACCTGTGACAGAATCATGTATTTACTGGATGGCAGTATTCGTGGAGAACTGGCATTAGGCAAGCTGGGAAGCAGTATGGAAAAACAGCGGGAAGAAAGGGTAAACAAATGGCTGATGGATATGGGATGGTGA
- a CDS encoding alpha/beta fold hydrolase, whose amino-acid sequence MTTKGTTGKVRNKHMIIYVTGGILLVLAVYLIVQGIRCSIAVKASKERLAAYGAQTAILSYGNMSYVDTGEGETILSVHGIFGGYDQAYDTCIDFNSDYRIIAPSRFGYLGSDILGDGTPAEQAKAYVELLDKLGIDKVYLLATSAGGSVAIRFALDYPERTKGLILYCSAMPYIEKPEKYMEYAGPPAFLCNDYAMFLISPLFSPVMGMEPSTIYSMLPCGSRKSGVILDASVTNSDMARNFDSYPIEDLQIPTLIFQAKDDKLINYTDTENAVKRFPNCTFLSFENGGHLMVGHAEEIKEEVFNFTKKQ is encoded by the coding sequence ATGACAACGAAAGGGACAACGGGAAAGGTTAGGAATAAGCACATGATAATATATGTCACAGGAGGTATTCTGCTTGTTCTTGCAGTCTATCTAATTGTTCAAGGAATACGGTGCAGTATAGCGGTAAAAGCAAGCAAAGAACGGCTTGCTGCTTATGGGGCTCAAACAGCTATATTGAGTTATGGCAATATGAGTTATGTTGATACGGGAGAGGGTGAAACAATCCTATCTGTTCATGGAATTTTTGGCGGCTACGACCAAGCCTATGATACTTGTATAGATTTTAACTCTGATTATAGAATTATAGCCCCCTCACGATTTGGATATTTAGGTAGTGATATTTTGGGTGATGGGACACCCGCTGAACAGGCAAAGGCTTATGTTGAACTATTGGATAAGTTAGGAATTGATAAAGTATATTTGTTAGCAACTTCGGCTGGCGGAAGCGTTGCTATTCGGTTCGCGTTGGATTATCCGGAACGAACAAAAGGCTTAATTTTATATTGCTCTGCTATGCCATATATAGAAAAGCCGGAAAAGTATATGGAATATGCCGGGCCGCCCGCTTTTTTATGTAATGATTATGCTATGTTTTTAATTAGCCCGTTATTCAGTCCTGTTATGGGTATGGAGCCGTCCACAATTTATAGTATGCTTCCTTGCGGTAGTAGAAAAAGTGGCGTAATACTGGACGCTTCTGTTACTAATTCCGATATGGCAAGAAATTTTGACAGCTATCCCATTGAAGATTTACAAATTCCAACACTGATTTTTCAAGCAAAAGACGATAAGCTAATAAACTATACCGACACGGAAAATGCAGTAAAACGCTTCCCAAACTGCACATTTCTTTCTTTTGAAAACGGCGGACACTTAATGGTTGGCCATGCGGAAGAAATCAAAGAAGAAGTTTTTAACTTTACAAAAAAGCAGTAA
- a CDS encoding ABC transporter permease → MLKKLIWNDVKQNKLMSTATVFFMAISAALLTLTVLLSGNLLGAINTLMDSAGVPDFIQMHTGAVEEAEFTRFAESCAEVQDWQICRFLNLDNSNVALDGQSLIDSTQDNGLCVQGERFDFLLGMDGACPQILPGEVYVPICYRDRYGLAAGSTMTIGGQTLTVAGFIRDAQMNSMMASSKRFLVSAADYALLRGQGEEEYLIEFLLRDGADMNIFQTAYTASSLPANGPTITRPLVRMMNALSDGTMIFVIFLMSIIVLLISMLCIHFILSLQMERDRKEVGMLKALGIGRKEIRRLYFAKYLLFSLCGAFIGLGTAAILQKPLVRQLQELYGTTDQGTWKTLAALLAALLAEGIILLSIRHSLKKTDKLSALSAMFQMQRGDKGYGKYLLIGFVTAACTFLMPVPQNLYNTVSSPKFVTYMGIGSAEIRIDVRQIKDIDSMTAQIATALGQDPQVKEYTTLQTCSYPAALPDGGTVNLTVETGDHSIFPVSFSAGILPTGENEIALSSLNAEELKLSVGDTLDLNVNGKKSGYTVCGIYSDITNGGKTAKIRNRPDTAPVIWSVLYASLEESTDKEQWMAKYRGTGVDVTDVEDYVRDTYAQTLVQLRLASRVAGGIAVLVTAVVLTLFLRLIVERERYAISLRKALGFTSGTIKRIYFTKGLVPAVLGIVAGLTLGHLCGESLCGMVLKSFGADSFRFVINWGQVMAGIPIVILGAAILAVWAGISQIGQIKAYECCRGKE, encoded by the coding sequence ATGCTAAAGAAATTGATTTGGAATGATGTCAAACAGAATAAGCTGATGTCTACCGCTACGGTTTTCTTCATGGCGATCTCCGCTGCGCTGCTGACATTGACGGTGCTTCTTAGTGGTAATCTGTTGGGAGCCATCAACACTTTGATGGACAGTGCCGGTGTCCCCGACTTCATACAGATGCACACCGGGGCAGTAGAGGAGGCGGAATTTACTCGCTTTGCTGAAAGCTGCGCAGAGGTACAGGATTGGCAAATATGCCGCTTCTTGAATCTGGATAACAGCAATGTCGCATTGGACGGTCAAAGCCTGATCGACAGCACTCAGGACAACGGGCTTTGTGTGCAGGGAGAACGATTCGACTTTCTGCTAGGCATGGATGGCGCGTGCCCACAGATTTTGCCGGGAGAGGTCTATGTCCCCATCTGCTACCGTGACCGATATGGCTTGGCGGCAGGAAGTACCATGACGATTGGCGGCCAGACGCTTACGGTTGCGGGATTTATCCGGGACGCGCAGATGAACTCCATGATGGCTTCGTCAAAACGCTTTCTGGTCAGCGCGGCAGATTATGCGCTGCTGCGCGGCCAGGGTGAGGAAGAATACCTGATTGAATTTCTGCTGCGGGACGGGGCTGATATGAATATCTTTCAGACAGCCTATACCGCCAGCAGCCTTCCTGCTAATGGTCCGACCATCACCCGACCTCTGGTTCGCATGATGAACGCACTATCCGATGGGACAATGATTTTTGTGATCTTTCTTATGAGTATCATTGTGCTGCTGATCTCCATGCTTTGTATTCATTTCATCCTGTCTTTACAGATGGAGCGGGACAGAAAAGAAGTGGGAATGCTGAAAGCTCTTGGAATCGGACGAAAAGAAATCAGACGTCTTTATTTTGCGAAATATCTTCTGTTCTCCCTCTGTGGTGCGTTTATTGGGCTGGGGACAGCGGCTATCCTTCAAAAGCCGCTTGTTAGACAACTTCAGGAGCTATACGGGACGACGGATCAAGGAACTTGGAAAACACTTGCCGCTCTTCTGGCGGCACTGCTGGCCGAGGGTATCATTCTTCTCTCTATCCGTCATTCCTTAAAAAAGACGGACAAATTATCTGCGCTCTCTGCAATGTTCCAGATGCAGAGAGGCGATAAAGGATATGGGAAGTATCTTCTGATTGGATTTGTCACAGCGGCCTGCACCTTTTTGATGCCCGTTCCGCAAAACCTTTATAACACGGTTTCCTCTCCGAAGTTTGTAACCTATATGGGAATTGGCAGCGCGGAAATCCGTATTGACGTCCGGCAGATCAAAGACATTGACAGTATGACCGCTCAGATTGCCACTGCGTTGGGGCAAGACCCACAAGTGAAAGAATATACAACCCTCCAGACCTGTTCTTATCCGGCTGCTCTGCCGGATGGCGGGACGGTCAATCTGACGGTGGAAACAGGCGACCATAGTATTTTTCCTGTCAGCTTCTCAGCCGGAATACTACCGACGGGTGAAAACGAGATCGCGCTGTCCTCTTTGAACGCGGAAGAATTGAAGCTGTCTGTCGGTGATACGCTGGACTTAAATGTAAACGGAAAAAAGTCAGGCTACACCGTCTGCGGTATTTATTCCGATATTACGAACGGCGGCAAAACGGCGAAAATTCGTAACAGACCTGATACTGCTCCCGTGATTTGGAGTGTCCTATATGCCTCTCTGGAAGAATCGACAGATAAAGAACAGTGGATGGCAAAGTATCGTGGGACGGGTGTAGATGTGACGGACGTTGAGGACTACGTTCGAGACACTTACGCACAGACACTGGTGCAGCTTCGGCTGGCATCGCGGGTGGCAGGGGGGATCGCCGTGCTGGTCACAGCCGTGGTGCTGACGCTGTTCCTGCGGCTCATTGTGGAGCGGGAGCGTTATGCAATTTCTCTGCGTAAAGCCCTGGGCTTTACCAGCGGAACAATAAAACGCATCTATTTTACAAAAGGGCTTGTGCCTGCTGTATTAGGCATCGTGGCCGGGCTTACCCTGGGCCACCTGTGTGGGGAAAGTTTGTGCGGGATGGTTTTGAAGTCTTTTGGTGCGGACAGTTTTCGTTTTGTTATAAACTGGGGGCAAGTGATGGCTGGCATACCGATTGTCATTTTAGGGGCGGCGATTTTGGCGGTTTGGGCCGGTATCTCGCAAATCGGGCAAATCAAAGCCTATGAGTGTTGCAGGGGAAAGGAGTAG